In the genome of Patagioenas fasciata isolate bPatFas1 chromosome 12, bPatFas1.hap1, whole genome shotgun sequence, one region contains:
- the LOXL1 gene encoding lysyl oxidase homolog 1, with amino-acid sequence MARRGAWRLWAALGYGLCLLAGGQEPAGGGQPWRQLIQWENNGRVYSLLNTGAEYVPAGQERPGGNRLMLAGAVTGGTGNVRRQAPAVPPRPGSETVRGQTRHPFGFGQVPENWREGPVGDSTASQRVRPAGRSRQPSSSSSASSFAYAAVGQPSYPQFPFAPQYEPYEAPRAYDETYAYYRSTGTGGAAVASAAAGASVVYPFQPRARYEDYGEEQSPYRAQGYYPAAERPYVPAAPQPVDGLDRRYSHSLYHDTGASPEQNGPDSYINQQPSIASTDNLQAPAGTGYRGQYPPYEPQPPFRALEPYAVPRPEPYLPVRSPEMPQAVPDNQARVSVGSVYRPNHGGRGLPDLVPDPNYVQASTYVQRAHLYSLRCAAEEKCLASTAYTPETTDYDVRVLLRFPQRVKNQGTADFLPSRPRHSWEWHSCHQHYHSMDEFSHYDLLDASTGRKVAEGHKASFCLEDTTCDFGNLKRYACTAHTQGLSPGCYDTYNADIDCQWIDITDVQPGNYVLKVQVNPKYIVLESDFTNNVVRCNIHYTGRYVSTTNCKISQS; translated from the exons ATGGCCCGGCGGGGAGCGTGGAGGCTGTGGGCAGCGCTGGGCTACGGGCTGTGCCTGCTGGCGGGCGGGCAGGAGCCGGCGGGCGGCGGGCAGCCCTGGAGGCAGCTGATCCAGTGGGAGAACAACGGCCGCGTTTATAGTTTGCTCAACACCGGCGCTGAGTACGTCCCGGCGGGGCAGGAGAGACCCGGAGGGAACCGGTTGATGTTGGCGGGAGCGGTGACCGGAGGAACGGGGAACGTCCGGCGACAGGCACCGGCGGTACCGCCGCGCCCGGGTTCCGAAACGGTGCGGGGCCAAACGCGACATCCCTTCGGCTTCGGGCAGGTGCCCGAAAACTGGCGGGAGGGACCGGTGGGCGACAGCACCGCTTCGCAACGCGTACGGCCCGCCGGCCGCTCCCGCCAACCTTCCTCCTCGTCCTCAGCCTCATCCTTCGCCTACGCCGCCGTCGGGCAGCCCTCGTACCCCCAGTTCCCCTTCGCCCCCCAGTATGAGCCCTACGAGGCGCCCCGGGCGTACGATGAGACGTACGCCTATTACCGCAGCACCGGCACCGGCGGGGCGGCCGTGGCGTCGGCGGCGGCGGGTGCCAGCGTGGTGTACCCCTTCCAACCCCGCGCTCGCTACGAGGACTACGGGGAGGAGCAGAGCCCCTATAGAGCCCAGGGTTACTACCCGGCGGCCGAGCGTCCCTACGTGCCCGCCGCCCCCCAGCCGGTTGATGGGCTGGACCGTCGCTACTCCCATAGTTTGTATCACGACACGGGGGCTTCGCCGGAGCAGAATGGCCCGGACTCATACATCAACCAGCAACCCAGCATTGCATCGACCGATAACCTGCAAGCTCCCGCCGGGACGGGGTACAGGGGCCAGTACCCCCCCTATGAGCCACAACCGCCTTTTCGGGCACTGGAGCCTTACGCGGTTCCTCGCCCCGAGCCCTACCTGCCTGTCAGGAGCCCCGAAATGCCGCAAGCCGTCCCTGATAACCAAGCCCGGGTCAGTGTGGGCAGTGTCTACAGGCCCAACCACGGTGGACGGG GTCTCCCCGACTTGGTGCCGGACCCCAACTATGTGCAAGCGTCCACCTACGTGCAGCGAGCTCACCTGTACTCGCTGCGCTGTGCCGCTGAGGAGAAGTGCCTGGCCag CACGGCCTACACCCCCGAAACCACCGACTATGACGTGCGGGTGCTGCTGCGGTTCCCCCAGCGGGTGAAGAACCAGGGCACAGCCGACTTTCTGCCCAGCCGGCCCCGGCACAGCTGGGAGTGGCACAGCTGTCACCA gcaTTATCACAGCATGGACGAGTTCAGCCACTATGACCTGCTGGATGCCAGCACGGGGAGGAAGGTGGCCGAGGGACACAAAGCCAGCTTCTGCCTGGAGGACACCACCTGCGATTTCGGCAACCTGAAGCGTTATGCCTGCACGGCCCACACCCAG ggcTTGAGCCCGGGCTGCTATGACACCTACAACGCCGACATCGACTGCCAGTGGATCGATATCACAGACGTGCAGCCGGGGAATTATGTCTTAAAG GTTCAAGTGAACCCCAAATACATCGTCCTGGAGTCGGACTTCACCAACAACGTGGTGAGGTGCAACATCCACTACACTGGGCGCTACGTCTCCACAACAAACTGCAAGATTTCCCA ATCTTGA